Proteins encoded within one genomic window of Nasonia vitripennis strain AsymCx chromosome 2 unlocalized genomic scaffold, Nvit_psr_1.1 chr2_random0006, whole genome shotgun sequence:
- the LOC116416459 gene encoding uncharacterized protein LOC116416459 has product MVGVSAADAHGEELRAEESEAVRREAAAAVASAPAAVRLQVNEAMEEEEEEEDEAVERAQNEHDARAEEAEDVPANRDSQRMVNVDHLLATCIEPTAAANNILQRLMERAADESENIIEYAEHPCVKRRQQILDFLARPVEPEEMRYTRRSAGGLVTEHFFNQGNPRDRQINELIRRGLEGFAKYPRALKQDIMRIMYVRGAQEIRWFFNACKDKNSILLDTENLPEVFNRLGHSFSGPTEE; this is encoded by the exons ATGGTGGGGGTGAGCGCTGCCGATGCACACGGAGAGGAGTTGCGGGCGGAGGAGAGCGAAGCCGTAAggagagaagcagcagcagcggtagctTCGGCGCCTGCAGCGGTGCGTCTTCAGGTGAATGAGGCgatggaggaggaggaggaggaggaagatgaAGCAGTAGAGAGAGCGCAGAATGAGCACGATGCTAGAGCGGAAGAGGCTGAAGATGTACCTGCCAATAGGGATTCTCAGCGCATGGTTAATGTTGACCACCTTCTTGCCACATGTATAGAGCCAACAGCTGCTGCTAATAATATTCTACAGCGCTTGATGGAACGAGCAGCTGATGAAAGCGAGAATATTATTGAGTATGCGGAGCatccatgtgtcaaaagacGGCAACAAATCCTCGACTTTTTGGCCCGACCAGTAGAACCCGAAGAAATGCGGTACACAAGAAGAAGCGCTGGAGGATTGGTCACCGAGCATTTTTTTAACCAGGGAAATCCAAGAGATCGTCAAATTAATGAAC ttattcGACGTGGTCTCGAAGGATTTGCAAAGTACCCCAGGGCTTTGAAACAAGATATCATGCGTATCATGTATGTTCGAGGAGCACAAGAAATACGTTGGTTTTTCAATGCttgtaaagataaaaattccaTACTGTTAGACACTGAAAATTTACCTGAAGTGTTTAATCGTCTGGGACATAGTTTTTCAGGACCAAcagaagaataa